The nucleotide sequence GGCTGGAGCGGCGCAGGAACACCTCCACTCCGAGCGGGGAAAACACACGCGCCGACCCGCCGGTGGGCAGCACGTGATTCGGTCCGGCCCAGTAGTCACCCACCGGCTCCGGGCTCCAGGGCCCCAGGAACACCGCCCCGGCATGGCGTATCTTTCCAAGGATCGCCCAGGGATCGGCGGTCAGGATTTCCAGGTGCTCCGGGGCGAAACGGTTGGCCAACGCGGCGGCGTGCTCCATGCTCCGCGCCACCAGCGCCGCGCTGAAATTCTCCACCGCCTGCGCGGCGATGGCCGCCTTGGGTAGGGCTTCCAGACGGCGCTGCAACTCCGCGGCCACTTTTTCGGCCAGAGCGCTGCTGGTGGTCACCAGGATGCAACCGGCGCGCTCATCGTGCTCGGCCTGGCTCAGAAGGTCGGCCGCCACCCAGGCGGGATCGGGGCTTTCGTCTGCGATCACCAGCACCTCGCTGGGTCCGGCCAGCATGTCGATCCCCACCTTGCCGAAGACCAGCTTTTTAGCCGCTGTCACGTAGATATTGCCCGGCCCGGCGATCACATCCACCGCGGGCACGCTCTCCGTGCCGTAGGCCGCAGCGGCGATAGCCTGCGCTCCGCCAAGACGGTAGACCTCCTCGATCCCGGCCAGACGGGCACAGAACAGCACGGCCGGGTTGAGGCCGCCCTGACGGTCGGGAGGGGAGAGGAGCACCACGCGCGGCACCCCCGCGGCCACCGCCGCACCCGCGCCCATCAGCACGCTGCTGGGGTAGGCGGCCTTGCCGCCCGGGGCGTAGATCGCGGCAGAATCCACGGGCAACACCCGCTGGCCCAGTATCTCTCCATCCGCCCCCGTGTAGAACCAGGAGTTGGGCGCCTGGCGGCGGTGGTAGTCCAAGATACGGGCGTAAGCCGCCTCCAGGTCACGGGCGAGCTGCGGGTCGATGCCGGACGCAGCCGAGTCGATTTCATCCCGGCTGACCCGGAACGTTTCCGGTTCCAGGTGCACCCGGTCGAATTTCTCGGTCAGCTCTGTCAGGGCCCGGTCGCCATCCTGGCGCACCCGGGCCACGATAGCGGCGGCATCCGCGCTCACCCGGTCCAGGTCATCCGCCTTGCGCCGGGCCAGCTCGTCCAGGAACTCCTCCTGGCCGGTTTCGATGATTCGCAACAGGTTACTCATGTGTGCGCCTCAGGGGATGACCTTGTTCAGCGGGTATTCGATTATGTCGCAGCCGCCCTTGCGCTTGAGCTCGGGGACGATCTTGCGCACGATGTTTTCATCCACGATGGTCTCCACCGCCACCCAGTCCGGGTCGTTGAGCGAGTTGACCGTGGGGTTCTTCATCGCCGGGAGGATCTTGATCACGGCGTCCAGCTTGGCGCGCGGCACGTTGAGCTTGATCCCCACCTTGCCCTCGGCGGCGATGGCGCCGCGCAGCATCAGGGCGATGTTCTCGATCTTCTCGTGCTTGGCCGGGTCGTCCCAGGCTTTCCTGTTGGCGATCAGCTTGGTGGTGGACTCCAGCACGGTCTCAACGATGCGCAGGTTGTTGGCGCGCAGGCTGCTGCCGGTCTCTGTCACCTCGATGATGGCATCCACCAGCTCCGGCACCTTGGCCTCGGTTGCACCCCAGGAGAACTCCACCTCGGCCTGCACGCCGTTACGCTCCAGGTACTGGCGGGCGATGTTCACCACCTCGGTGGCGATCCGCTTGCCCTGCAGGTCCTTGACCGACTTGACATCGCAGTTGTTGGGCACGGCCAGGACCCAGCGCACCGGGCGCATGCTGCGCTTGGCGTAGATCAGGTCGGCCACCTCGACAACTTC is from bacterium and encodes:
- the hisD gene encoding histidinol dehydrogenase, with amino-acid sequence MSNLLRIIETGQEEFLDELARRKADDLDRVSADAAAIVARVRQDGDRALTELTEKFDRVHLEPETFRVSRDEIDSAASGIDPQLARDLEAAYARILDYHRRQAPNSWFYTGADGEILGQRVLPVDSAAIYAPGGKAAYPSSVLMGAGAAVAAGVPRVVLLSPPDRQGGLNPAVLFCARLAGIEEVYRLGGAQAIAAAAYGTESVPAVDVIAGPGNIYVTAAKKLVFGKVGIDMLAGPSEVLVIADESPDPAWVAADLLSQAEHDERAGCILVTTSSALAEKVAAELQRRLEALPKAAIAAQAVENFSAALVARSMEHAAALANRFAPEHLEILTADPWAILGKIRHAGAVFLGPWSPEPVGDYWAGPNHVLPTGGSARVFSPLGVEVFLRRSSLIAFNREAFAAAAAPVARLARAEGLEAHARSVEARDIQEKK
- the hisG gene encoding ATP phosphoribosyltransferase, with the translated sequence MKIKLGLPKGSLQDATIELFRRAGYNFGVSERSYFPSIDDDELEAMLIRAQEMARYVQDGVFDVGLTGRDWIIETGAEVVEVADLIYAKRSMRPVRWVLAVPNNCDVKSVKDLQGKRIATEVVNIARQYLERNGVQAEVEFSWGATEAKVPELVDAIIEVTETGSSLRANNLRIVETVLESTTKLIANRKAWDDPAKHEKIENIALMLRGAIAAEGKVGIKLNVPRAKLDAVIKILPAMKNPTVNSLNDPDWVAVETIVDENIVRKIVPELKRKGGCDIIEYPLNKVIP